A genome region from Tenebrio molitor chromosome 4, icTenMoli1.1, whole genome shotgun sequence includes the following:
- the LOC138129431 gene encoding putative uncharacterized protein ENSP00000383309 produces MWLAERENLEKQFLTCKRERARLVVMTTAPKATRWPTKFTEPTGIQPESTQNATGTDLELTRSRRGTHPEPTRNPPGAHSQPTQRRPGTHPEPTLQPTRRRLGTYPEPSRNPPGADSVSTRSQPGTHRRHGAPRNGVNRNPSEADSETNRHPPGVDLELTGADPEPTRSRIGTHTESTGIHPEPTRTNLETNRHPLGVDLEFPGTNRSRTRTHQEPTWKPPGADLEPTRSRTGIAPEPPRNSPGTHSELPRNSPGADPEINCHSPGVDSEASGTNQSRHGTHPEPIGNPLGADPEPARSQTGIDSEPTWDVPGAKPE; encoded by the exons atgtGGTTAGCAGAAAGAGAAAATTTAGAGAAGCAGTTTCTTACTTGTAAAAGGGAAAGAGCAAGACTTGTAGTGATGACGACGGCGCCCAAA gctacaagatggcctactaaatttaCGGAACCCACCGGAATTCAGCCGGAGTCGACCCAGAACGCCACTGGAACCGACCTGGAACTCACCCGGAGTCGACGTGGAACCCACCCGGAGCCGACTCGGAACCCACCCGGAGCCCACTCGCAACCCACCCAGAGACGACCCGGAACGCACCCGGAGCCGACCCTTCAACCCACCCGGAGACGACTTGGAACCTACCCGGAGCCGAGCCGGAACCCACCCGGAGCCGACTCGGTATCTACCCGGAGTCAACCCGGAACCCACCG TCGACACGGAGCTCCCCGGAACGGAGTCAACCGGAACCCATCCGAAGCCGACTCGGAAACCAACCGGCACCCGCCCGGAGTCGATTTGGAACTAACCGGTGCCGACCCGGAACCCACCCGGAGCCGAATTGGAACCCACACGGAGTCAACCGGAATCCACCCGGAACCCACCCGGACCAACTTGGAAACCAACCGGCACCCGCTCGGAGTCGATTTGGAGTTCCCCGGAACCAACCGGAGCCGAACCAGAACCCACCAGGAGCCGACCTGGAAACCACCTGGAGCCGACCTAGAACCCACCCGGAGCCGAACCGGAATCGCCCCGGAGCCGCCCCGGAACTCACCCGGAACTCATTCGGAACTGCCCCGGAACTCacccggagccgacccggaAATCAACTGTCATTCTCCCGGAGTCGACTCGGAGGCCTCCGGAACCAACCAGAGCCGACACGGAACTCATCCGGAGCCGATTGGGAACCCGCTGGGAGCCGACCCGGAACCTGCCCGGAGCCAAACCGGAATAGATTCGGAGCCGACCTGGGACGTTCCCGGAGCTAAACCGGAATAG